The following coding sequences lie in one Pseudorca crassidens isolate mPseCra1 chromosome 2, mPseCra1.hap1, whole genome shotgun sequence genomic window:
- the TMEM61 gene encoding transmembrane protein 61, protein MAVRKTCDRGRVASTLCYCMTVTGMVVLVAGTLCFAWWSEEDAGAQPSQPALPTGRPEPEAPGALFRSVSFFCCGAGGLLLLLSLLWSVKASTKGPPRWDSYHLSRDLYYLTVEPLEEESCRTPEVVAIPTYEEVLHCRLAEGPLTPPAYPVEEDPECSASGDALLGAQPPLPPPSYESLILADGGFSGETTLGAACSCPGPVQTAGEEVKGF, encoded by the exons ATGGCTGTGCGCAAG ACGTGTGACAGGGGCCGTGTGGCCTCCACCCTGTGCTACTGCATGACGGTCACCGGCATGGTGGTTCTGGTGGCCGGGACACTCTGCTTCGCCTGGTGGAGTGAAGAAGATGCAGGTGCCCAGCCCAGCCAGCCGGCTCTGCCCACAGGACGCCCTGAGCCTGAGGCCCCCGGTGCCCTGTTCAGATCGGTCAGCTTCTTCTGCTGCGGTGCAGGTGGCCTGCTGCTGCTCCTCAGCCTGCTGTGGTCTGTCAAGGCCAGCACCAAGGGGCCGCCTCGATGGGACTCATATCACCTCTCCAGAGACCTGTACTACCTCACTGTGGAGCCCTTGGAGGAGGAGAGCTGCAG GACCCCAGAGGTGGTTGCCATTCCCACTTACGAGGAGGTCTTGCACTGCCGACTGGCTGAGGGGCCCCTGACACCACCTGCATACCCCGTGGAGGAAGACCCGGAGTGCAGTGCCTCGGGGGATGCCCTGCTTGGGGCCCAGCCCCCCTTGCCTCCGCCCAGCTACGAGAGCCTCATCCTCGCTGACGGTGGCTTCTCTGGAGAGACAACACTTGGGGCTGCATGCTCCTGCCCAGGCCCGGTTCAGACTGCAGGGGAGGAAGTTAAAGGCTTCTAG